One window of the Chryseotalea sp. WA131a genome contains the following:
- a CDS encoding glycosyltransferase family 2 protein — MTNNPFFSIVIPTYNRANFISKAIESVLAQSFKDFEIVVVDDGSTDETEQVVMSIKNEKVRYFRKENEERAAARNFGARSAKGKYINFLDSDDTIYPHHLQTAKQFSDQFLEVKVFHLGYDIKDVRGVLLHSVSNIKSINHQILSGNVLSCNGVFLKREVMKEFQFNEDRLLSSLEDWEFWIRLSARFQFLNSNTITSTVIQHDQRSVMMPDANRIKLKVDRFVKYVLADEINKATFGLGLNKAKASALTYAALHLAMAKAGKRVIIHYLWSGISIHLGEMFKKRFLVIVKELIKV, encoded by the coding sequence ATGACAAATAATCCCTTCTTTAGCATTGTAATTCCAACTTATAATCGTGCAAACTTTATCTCGAAAGCAATAGAATCCGTGTTGGCTCAATCGTTTAAAGATTTTGAGATTGTGGTAGTGGATGATGGCAGCACTGATGAGACAGAACAGGTTGTGATGAGTATTAAAAATGAAAAGGTACGTTACTTCAGAAAGGAAAATGAAGAGCGTGCGGCTGCCAGAAATTTTGGTGCAAGAAGTGCTAAAGGAAAGTACATTAATTTTTTGGATTCAGATGATACTATCTACCCTCACCATTTGCAAACGGCAAAACAGTTTAGTGATCAATTTTTAGAAGTTAAGGTCTTTCATTTGGGATATGACATAAAAGATGTGCGAGGAGTCTTACTCCATTCGGTATCGAACATCAAATCCATCAATCATCAAATTCTTTCTGGCAATGTTTTGAGCTGCAATGGCGTTTTTCTAAAGAGAGAGGTAATGAAAGAGTTTCAATTTAATGAAGATCGGTTATTATCTTCTCTTGAAGATTGGGAGTTTTGGATTAGGTTAAGCGCTCGATTCCAGTTCTTAAATAGCAATACTATTACCTCCACGGTTATACAACATGATCAAAGAAGTGTGATGATGCCCGATGCAAATAGAATTAAGCTGAAGGTGGACAGATTTGTTAAATATGTTCTGGCAGACGAGATTAACAAAGCGACATTTGGTTTAGGTTTGAATAAGGCAAAAGCTAGCGCATTGACGTATGCGGCACTACACCTTGCGATGGCAAAAGCAGGTAAAAGAGTAATTATTCATTACTTATGGAGCGGTATATCCATTCACCTAGGTGAAATGTTTAAGAAACGATTTTTGGTAATCGTTAAAGAACTTATTAAGGTTTGA
- a CDS encoding FkbM family methyltransferase, producing MNISVKVRVLNLFRCVFKLPILEQWLAANTLNKSPNHIICKLVPNPYQYAPATYRTIQRDHLTLEVDISDYIGHLLFFGFLDSAITKLFSLCKPTDNVIDIGTNIGWTALNFAKRSHSGSVIGFEPDPFNYRACQLNIARNTFPNLTVYPFGLGEATHQVMMELRTPENRGGNRVAPSGNPGSVPVQIRRLDEVEEVVSLSKIHLMKLDVEGYELKVLRGAKAILQKHKPILFIEVDDDNLKDQNDSAMELLQFLAQCGYRSFEHSETGVEITPDYDFSHCHFDMIAR from the coding sequence ATGAATATTTCTGTTAAAGTTAGAGTGCTCAACCTATTTCGATGTGTCTTTAAGCTCCCAATATTAGAGCAATGGCTAGCTGCGAATACACTCAACAAATCACCCAATCATATTATTTGCAAGTTAGTGCCCAATCCGTATCAATACGCTCCAGCTACGTACCGAACTATACAACGTGACCATCTTACCTTAGAAGTAGATATAAGCGACTACATAGGTCATCTTTTATTCTTTGGATTTTTAGATTCAGCTATAACCAAATTGTTTTCGTTGTGCAAACCAACTGACAATGTAATTGATATAGGCACCAACATCGGTTGGACTGCATTAAATTTTGCAAAGCGCAGCCATTCAGGTAGCGTAATTGGCTTTGAACCAGACCCGTTTAACTATCGGGCGTGCCAATTAAACATAGCGCGTAATACGTTTCCAAATCTTACGGTGTATCCTTTTGGTTTGGGAGAAGCAACACATCAGGTAATGATGGAACTACGTACCCCAGAGAATAGAGGGGGAAATAGAGTTGCCCCCTCAGGTAATCCAGGTTCTGTGCCCGTTCAAATAAGAAGGTTGGACGAAGTAGAAGAGGTTGTTTCACTATCAAAAATCCATTTGATGAAACTCGATGTGGAGGGATATGAATTAAAAGTATTGCGGGGCGCAAAAGCAATCTTACAAAAGCATAAACCAATATTGTTCATTGAGGTAGATGATGACAACCTGAAGGACCAAAACGATTCTGCAATGGAGTTGTTACAGTTTTTAGCACAATGTGGTTACCGTTCCTTTGAACATAGCGAAACGGGTGTAGAAATTACTCCTGATTATGATTTTTCGCACTGCCATTTTGATATGATTGCTAGATAG
- a CDS encoding glycosyltransferase family 4 protein: protein MAQRNLVYILSHVHKSLGFEWVTMGLMRDYRLTFILLNESTSSLEDFLVKQGVEVKRVYYRGKQDFFNAFLKTLLYLLRKRPDIVHAHLLDAQLIGLTAAFFSGVKKRIYTRHNSNYHHVYHPRGVWLDKWSNLLSTNIISISQSTDKTLLQLERVSQSKIVKIPHGFDLSAFDTIAPDRIEKIRLKWKIPNQQPVVGVVARHIEWKGIQYIIPAFRKFLNENPSACLVLANAIGPYHEQLMELAQSIPTNQLVIVPFEEDIAALYAVFDLYVHTPIDPLCEAFGQTYIEALACGVPSIFTLSGIASEFIINRENALVVEFKNTEAIFEAMLQLWPDNQLNHKIVEKGRHDVVLRFGINPMVASLKALYDK, encoded by the coding sequence ATGGCACAGAGGAACCTTGTTTATATACTTTCGCACGTGCATAAATCACTTGGTTTTGAGTGGGTAACGATGGGATTGATGAGGGACTATCGCCTTACTTTTATTTTATTAAATGAATCCACTTCTTCGCTTGAAGATTTTCTAGTGAAGCAAGGAGTAGAAGTGAAGCGTGTTTACTATAGAGGTAAGCAAGACTTTTTTAATGCCTTTCTCAAGACTCTTCTTTACTTACTGCGAAAAAGACCGGACATTGTTCATGCTCATTTATTGGACGCTCAATTGATAGGGCTTACAGCGGCTTTTTTTTCTGGTGTAAAGAAAAGGATCTATACGCGGCACAATAGCAATTATCATCATGTTTATCATCCACGAGGAGTATGGCTCGATAAATGGAGCAACCTGCTTTCAACCAACATTATTTCAATCAGCCAGTCAACCGATAAGACATTGCTTCAATTGGAGCGTGTTTCACAAAGTAAAATCGTAAAGATACCGCATGGTTTCGACCTATCTGCCTTTGATACTATTGCGCCTGATCGGATCGAAAAAATACGTTTGAAATGGAAAATTCCTAACCAACAACCAGTAGTGGGTGTTGTTGCTCGTCATATTGAATGGAAGGGAATTCAATACATTATTCCGGCCTTTCGGAAATTTCTAAATGAAAACCCCAGCGCTTGCCTGGTTTTGGCAAACGCGATTGGACCCTATCATGAGCAATTAATGGAATTGGCACAATCCATTCCAACTAATCAATTGGTGATTGTCCCTTTTGAGGAGGACATCGCAGCGCTTTATGCTGTTTTTGATTTGTATGTACATACACCTATCGACCCTTTGTGCGAGGCATTTGGTCAAACATATATAGAGGCATTGGCTTGTGGTGTTCCTTCAATATTCACTTTATCTGGCATCGCTTCTGAATTTATAATAAATAGGGAAAACGCACTGGTGGTTGAATTCAAGAACACAGAAGCTATATTTGAAGCAATGTTGCAACTATGGCCTGATAATCAATTGAATCATAAAATTGTGGAAAAAGGTAGGCATGATGTAGTTTTGCGATTTGGAATTAATCCAATGGTTGCTTCATTGAAAGCATTGTATGACAAATAA
- a CDS encoding glycosyltransferase, giving the protein MYLSIIIPTKEREEIFKKTLAAAIDAIEDCPAEIIVVNDSQTSCPTIPDYLPNVKLINNPKSGVASARNEGVKHSTGDLLLFLDNDIIISKQSVMHIMALHAQYPKGCFNLDWQYPQVLQELLTKSNLGRFILKHGMASFKGWYADGSWRDNALFESLSVASFHLSISKSNFDLTGGYNEQFPYAGFEDYDFPTKLKKAGLQFYIDSRVMVSHNESDRLSLDNWLANQQRRAATRKVAVNLGYHELQLEYGWIKSIVLATIGYLHPLINFLLKSFPNQIFFDPLYFKIVAINQAAVIYKGYTLQSTT; this is encoded by the coding sequence ATGTATCTTAGCATTATAATACCCACCAAAGAAAGGGAAGAAATATTCAAGAAAACATTAGCGGCTGCCATTGATGCTATTGAGGATTGCCCTGCTGAGATAATTGTTGTAAACGATTCACAAACCTCTTGCCCTACTATACCAGACTATCTTCCAAATGTTAAGCTTATAAACAACCCAAAATCGGGTGTTGCCTCAGCTCGAAATGAAGGGGTAAAGCACTCAACAGGAGATTTGCTTTTGTTTTTAGACAATGACATCATTATTTCAAAGCAATCCGTAATGCATATCATGGCGCTTCATGCTCAGTATCCAAAGGGCTGCTTTAACCTCGATTGGCAATATCCACAGGTATTGCAAGAATTACTAACAAAGAGTAATTTGGGAAGATTTATCTTGAAACATGGAATGGCGTCATTCAAAGGATGGTATGCTGATGGATCTTGGAGGGACAATGCGTTATTTGAATCTTTGTCGGTCGCCAGTTTTCATTTATCCATTTCAAAAAGCAATTTTGATTTGACGGGCGGGTATAACGAACAATTTCCGTATGCTGGATTTGAAGATTATGATTTTCCGACCAAGCTAAAGAAGGCTGGACTTCAATTTTATATAGACAGCCGCGTGATGGTTAGTCATAATGAATCGGATAGATTAAGCTTGGACAATTGGTTAGCCAATCAGCAGCGGAGAGCAGCAACGAGAAAAGTAGCTGTAAATTTGGGTTATCACGAGCTCCAATTGGAGTATGGGTGGATAAAGAGTATAGTACTTGCGACAATTGGCTATCTACATCCATTGATTAATTTTTTATTGAAAAGCTTCCCCAACCAAATTTTTTTTGACCCTCTCTATTTTAAAATTGTAGCCATCAACCAAGCAGCTGTGATTTATAAAGGATACACTTTGCAATCAACAACATGA